From the Macaca nemestrina isolate mMacNem1 chromosome 7, mMacNem.hap1, whole genome shotgun sequence genome, one window contains:
- the LOC105496544 gene encoding LOW QUALITY PROTEIN: olfactory receptor 6S1 (The sequence of the model RefSeq protein was modified relative to this genomic sequence to represent the inferred CDS: inserted 1 base in 1 codon) translates to MTPDGNQSSDATEFVLAGFPHLNNAKVELFSVFLLVYLLILTGNVLIXGVVRADTWLQTPMYFFLGNLSCLEILLTSVIIPKMLSDFLSRQQTISFAACITQFYFYFFLGASEFLLLAVMSVDRYLAICHPLRYPLLMSGAVCIRVALACWVGGLVPVLGPTVAVALLPFCKQGAVVQHFFCDSGPLLRLACTNTKKLEETDFVLASLVIVSSLLITAVSYGLIVLAVLSIPSASGRQKAFSTCTSHLIVVTLFYGSAIFLYVRPSQSGSVDTNWAVTVITTFVTPLLNPFIYALRNEQVKESLKDMFRKVVADFLMNLLLDNCLNEKAVR, encoded by the exons ATGACTCCTGATGGGAACCAGAGTAGTGATGCAACAGAGTTCGTCCTGGCAGGGTTCCCACATCTCAACAACGCAAAAGTggaattattttctgtcttccttcttgTCTATCTCCTGATTCTGACAGGCAATGTGTTGA GTGGGGTGGTAAGGGCTGATACTTGGCTACAGACCCCCATGTACTTCTTTCTGGGTAACCTGTCCTGCCTAGAGATTCTGCTCACTTCCGTCATCATTCCAAAGATGCTGAGCGATTTCCTCTCAAGGCAACAAACTATTTCCTTTGCTGCGTGTATCACCCAATTCTATTTCTACTTCTTTCTCGGGGCCTCTGAGTTCTTACTGTTGGCTGTCATGTCTGTGGATCGCTACCTAGCCATCTGTCATCCTCTGCGCTACCCCTTGCTCATGAGTGGGGCTGTGTGCATTCGTGTGGCCTTGGCCTGCTGGGTGGGGGGACTCGTCCCTGTGCTTGGTCCCACAGTGGCTGTGGCCTTGCTTCCTTTCTGTAAGCAGGGTGCTGTGGTGCAGCACTTCTTCTGTGACAGTGGCCCACTGTTACGCCTGGCATGCACCAACACCAAGAAGCTGGAGGAGACTGACTTTGTCCTGGCCTCCCTTGTCATTGTATCTTCCTTGCTGATTACTGCTGTGTCCTACGGCCTCATTGTCCTGGCTGTCCTGAGTATCCCCTCTGCTTCAGGCCGTCAGAAGGCCTTCTCTACCTGTACCTCCCACTTGATAGTGGTGACCCTCTTCTACGGAAGTGCCATTTTTCTCTATGTGAGGCCATCGCAGAGTGGTTCGGTGGACACTAACTGGGCAGTGACAGTAATAACGACATTTGTGACACCACTGCTGAATCCATTCATCTATGCCTTACGTAATGAGCAAGTCAAGGAATCTTTGAAGGACATGTTTAGGAAGGTAGTGGCAGACTTTTTAATGAATCTTTTACTTGATAACTGTCTCAATGAGAAAGCAGTAAGGTGA